The DNA sequence GTGAACCAGATTTTGAGCATAGATTAAATCTCTATCCCGTTGACTACGTTGTTTTCATACATCGATATCTAACttgtattttattacctttcCCTTAAATAGTTTGCATTAGCAAAACTAGAGATTGGTGCATCAATTTAAAGAATAATAACTCAGTGGAATATTATTCGACGTATGATCTATGCTTCTACAAATCGACGATGGGGTCTCATTACCGGACAAAGAGGATACTCCTCTGTTTGCTGTTTATCCAAGGCGTTTGGCTTCTATTGGAATTATTCTTTTATCAAGTTTGAAGATTAAGCTGTACTTCCTCAAAATGAAATAGATattgagccttatatgcttggaaaaaTATGGATGTCTAGTTTATGAAGAATTTTACGGTTCATGATTTTCGATTTTTCTAAAAGATGTTAGTGCTATTTTTAGTGCAGACAACATATAATGATGATTTCTTGCGAATAAATGGCTCAGATAAATGTTGATTAATTGCGTGATGAAAGTAGGATAAACATTGTGTGATAGTAGAGTTTGATTATTTGGGATGTggatttattgataaattttggttttattgttaatttcatcttgtacttggtagtaattatgcaatagagtaaaaaaacaatttacaattaaaatttaaattaagtgTAGAAAGATATTACATGGATTCAAATAAATTTTTCCACTTAAAAATCACAAATAAGGGGGTTGGGTGGGATATGGGTCAGGTTTGTGTGGTTATAATCACATCATTGATTCATTCAttgttaaataatataaaagggAAGAGAGCTGTTGGGGAATCAAGTTTATATGATATAATATAAACAGGTTAAGAATGTTGCCTACCCTAGTATTGCATTGTCCCAAATAATATTGATGCTCATCGATAAAAAATCTTCCAGGGAATCTTCCCTTTCCTCGAGTAAATGATTTTTTAGTTAAATTCTGAATGCGtgattacttaaaaaaaaatttaagtaaaaCTTTAAATACGTGTAATCATTGAAATAACCATAGGTACACGTAAACGTTGTACCATTTGTAGGAGTTGAAAATAACATTAAAATGGTGGGCTTCTATAGTCATCTTTTTATTATTAAGGATTAGTTTGGTATTACCatattttgaacaaaaaactgtttttgatgtgttgtgagaataagcagctgtgaaataaagcaacagagtgtttaataaacttttttgtaaaagtgcttttgaaaaaaaaaatagtattataatatttgataaacttttatgtaaaacagatgtgaaaaaactgatttttcaaaactgagttttgcagctttgtgtttttggcttttttttcacccaacactgtgaaaaaaaactgaagctgaatgtttaccaaacaaaaaaatactaCTTTTTTTTGGAATCACCTTAATACTAAATTAGAACCAAGTCACAGGCTACTTGGATTTTAATTGATGGCTTATTTTATGACTTTGCACCTTGAACCTCTATTCACTTCATTTTAACGAGATTCTGTCAAATCAGTGAAAGTGGCGTCTACTTTGCTGATGTGGCCATGATGGACCTGCTAATTTGCTGATGTGGCAGTCACATCAACTTTTTTATGCCAATTGGTGGCACCCTCCCCCGATCCAAACCTTTCTTTCtgtctctcactctcttccCGGAAAAAGATCTTCTTTGATATCTTCCTTCAAAACTTACGGAACAAGTGATtcgaatttttgaaatttgatttaatgatccaaaattattataacttttaggggCCTGGATTTCAAAAACTATTGGATCAAAATTCAAGAATCCGAATCACTTGATTCACAGGCTTTGAAGGAAGAGATTcggagatgatccctttccctCTTCCCTAGCCCCATCTCCCAAGCCACCGTCACCAAGCCGCCTCCCAACTATGAGCACTCTTGCCGCCACACGTCACCATCCACTCTCAAAGAAAACACCTCCCCATGCCTAGCACTTTCTGTGGTCAATACAGCACGAGGAACAGCTGTAACGGGCGGCGACTTCCGTGCCTGTATATGCCCTAACAGACACGCataaacacatgcatacacacatgCATACAGAAACATATAAATTTCTACTAGTTCGCTATTTGTCTGCCGAGAAGTCTGAggaaagtgaaagaaaaaggaaattacTTCAGTATTCTCGTATTCCATAAACATGTAATCATATCCCAATTTCACTTTCGCAAAGCAAACgaaaatcaaaatttcaagtGCTGCatatcttttcttccttttctttttcacgAAGAGTTTATGGGAAGCCAAAcagaaaatcccagaaaaactATGCTAAAAACATTCACTGCAAGTCTGCAACATTTCCACTGTCTTCTGAAAATCTGGAATCTAAGAACAGTAAATGCACGTAAAGTTCGACGAATAAATGATCAAATGGGGGTGTGCAGTGGCCAGAGAGCTCAGAGCGGGGAGTTGGGGCGGTGCTGGCTTGGGAAATGGGGTTGGGAAAGAGAGACGGAGAAAGAAAGAGGTGGCGTGGGGAAGGTCCCGCCAATTGGCATACAAAAAGTGATGTGGCTGCCACATCAGCAAATTAATAGGTCCGGTCCATCACCACATCAGCAAAGTTAACACCAATATAACAGATCGGACAGAATCTCGCCAAAGTGGAGCGAATATTGAGTTTCAATGTGTAAAGTggcaaaattttagttttaaggggaaaaatgaaattgaaagtgAGTTCCCTGGGGCATTacaaaaaaaaagccaaaactgAAAGAAAGAAGCGAGCAAGTTAATCAAAACTACCCTTTATCTAGTGGAACACACTTGCGCCTTGATTTATGATCAGCAAATATTTGGTGATTTACAACATCAAACCAAATTTTCAGCCAACCGGACATCCAAATTATCACCCCAAGTCTACATCAACATCCCGTACAACGTGAATGAGTTACTGGCAATCACAATTTCCGGCAACGAATAGTTCGAGGAAGTAGAGCAAACTTAGCTACACATCAATATAGATTTATACATCTCAGTATAAAATCTTCGACGCAACTACTTCAAGCACAGCCTTTTTCCCATATCCAAGAAATTGGGGTACACGTAGTTTGGCCGAGGGACAAGACATGGAGCAGAAAAACAATCTGTACAAAAAATTGATGGGTAGCTAACTGAGTTTTTTGCCCAAGCAATCACTTTCCTAGTTTCCTGTTTGGGGTGATCCTTCTGAatccaatttttcttcaatgtataaaagtaaaaataaaaaaacacgaCTCAAATTTAAATCCTCTCTTAACTATAGAATAAGTTGACTAAATTGGACAGGGGGTAACACACCTTTATAGACCCATTGTAATCAGCATGTATGAGTCTTTAAAGATATCTAAATGGCTGGTGGGAGGTCAAAGTATGGGAATTCACCAAGCATCAAGCCTCAGTATCTGAAAGTGTCGGAAACTCCAGTCCCCGAAGGGCAGGTACGTTGTCTAAATCCTCTTTTGAGAACAGTGGTAAGAGCCACAGTGCCTTCTTCATGCCGAAAACCTACAGGACAGGAAAagagttaaaaatcatcaaatgTCTGATGGAAAAACAGGTTACATAAGcagtgagtgagagagagagagagagagagagagaattccACCTGCTCAAAATTCTTCTTCCTGCCCAAGTCATACTTCCATCTGATTGCTCCTCTCTTTTCATGAACCTGAAACATTGTTTCAAATAGTTGCATACAATTGCGATCTAATAAAACATGATAAATCATAAACATGTGGCATTATTAAATTCTTTGTAGATTCAGGTTACTCTGATATTTGGATCATTTTAGACAACTGTAGCAAATTCTGATTTTTCAATGTATGTATTCATAAATTAATATAGAAACTCAAGCAGAGGGTAGTAGCCAGATGAACATAATTTTATCAGGTAATTCAGGTCTCAAATGGTAAGTGCAAACTACGAAAATATTCATAAATCTCAAAAACGGTAGAAAGAAAGTAGCAGGTGAGTGTATTACCTCAACTGTAGTAGTGTTGCTTGACAGAAGGGACGCATGcataaccacaaaacaaagaaGACTCAGTGCAAAGGCTAAATTAAGCACTGCAACAAGGTAAACAATCTGTAAGGAGCAAGTAAACAATGAAAGTGGAACCAATATGTGAACATGAAAATGATTTATTCGGTGGAATATTACCAAATGTCAAAAAAATGACTGCAAGATTTCCAGGAGATTCAGAATGATCCGTGGCTTCAGAGAAGAAATGGATAAAATTTGGCAGCAAAACTAAGGTATCCATTGTCGTCTCCAGAAATGTATAAAGCTTTCAATCAAGGCACAAACAGAAACTGGAACGAGTGAGCAAAAACAAAGGGACAGTAAAATAGCCAATTACTACCacttttaaagtttatttgcaCACCAGAAggtatttattttataatcaaTTGCATTTCCCATCGCTCTCTACGACCCCCACTTCCCCCAACGCACACACACGTCAAAGATAACTCAAACATCTCCAGTTCCCAGCTCTAGATTCTGTGGGATTGCCAGCCTTTGAACAAAAAATCTGGTGGGGAAGGAAATCTACACAAATTTCTTATTTCGTGAGTCGTGACTGCAAGTAcattaataagaaaaagaaatatgtcattaccaagaaaagaagaaaaaacttgtAGTTGCGTGCACCAACACAATTCACCACCCAAACACAATGGTGATCCATCTTAAGTACACATCTTTGGCCTACAGAgcataaaagaaaacaaaatgattatcacTTAATAGACAGTTTCACTGATCACTGAATGTTAAATAAGGATAGCAACAATGTTCCAAAGTTGAAAGGTTATCAATGACGACATAGAGTTGCAAACAaagaacacgccaaaaggtcaCATGCTACCACAATTTAAATAACTGGATAGGATGTTAAAGACGTCAGATCGACATTTAACAGTCTTAAACCATCTCTCAATGCATATCTTTGCTGACCAAGTTCTCAGGAACTTCCATAAACAGTGgcaaagagagaaagagtgaaTTCATATATTCGGTACCACCCATGGGACTTGGAAGATTTTCTAGGCAGATATTCTATCACATCACAACACCACCTCAAACCGATGGCATCTCCTTGCaagaaatataaaaatcaaGGATAAAAGGTACTCTTACATGCATATTGgaagcaaagaagaaaaagaaatgctcCATGGAAAAATGCacaaaaaacaataatgcaTGCCCAGATACAAGCAACATATGTATTGTCAACATTAGAAAAAAAAGTTGCTTACAGACAGAGCAATGATGGCATCGTGGTGGCTTGCCATTTTGGCATCGACTACAATACCCTACTTGTGGTCTTCTTTCTCGTCCATCTGAAGATTGTGTTGAAGTGAATGCCTCGGGTTCGATATTTTCTGACAAAGTCAGAGAACTACCAGCCTCTAAGTTTTCCTCCTCTATTAGAGGTTTCCAATTTTCCGGAACAGAACCAGGGTCTTTAAAGACTACCATAAAGTAACTCCACAGTAACATTACAAGCTGCAACACAAATACAAATTCAAACCGAGGGCCAAACTCGAGTTAGTTTTCTACCAAATCAATCTTTCTACTCAATTCGGCTTTCTCAGAAGTCATAAACAAAAAACATTATTTATCAATGTATTCTCATTTTAAATTTTGCTATAACAAGCTTgaaaaaaatcatatatgaCACGAAATCAACATTCACTCTCCTTAGTCTTCGTCAAAGGCAAAACTCCCACAGGTCCTCAATGTAAGTATGAAACGTACCTCTCTACTTACTAAGTTTTTTAGAACAGTTGTAAACCAGCCAGCAAAACTGAACCCAATATTTGATTTGTCTCCCTGAATTTCGGGTCTAATTTCAAATTGAGCTCTTATTAGCTTGTCAGACATTCGAGACCAACTTCGTTCAAGCTCATCCATCAGTCTAAAGTAGTAAATTGTACTAACTAATCTAAATTGTGCTCATTGCAGCAGCTATCAATCTACTTAATCTACTTAGATGCTATCTAACCACGTCAATTTAACTCTATTAATTAGACCCTAATCATACAAACAATAACAGCAACAGAAATTAACatacaacaaacaaaataaaaatcaaatctttttccaaaataaaaactgGGTTGTTTACAATTTCCAATTTCCCGATTGCCCTTTAAGTAAGATTAAAAAAcaacagaaaaggaaaaaaaaaagtagaaaactTGAAGCATCCACAACTGAAATAGTTGAGAATTACCAGAATATGGAACATTACGATGATGAAGAAAGCTAGAAACGAGTGGACCCCGCCGCGGAGCAGCTCGGGGCCCCAAGTGACGACGACGATGGCGTAGTAGGAGACGGAGATGATGGCGGCGACGAGGAGGATCATGAAGTAACCGATGACTTTGAGGCCGGAGCAGAGCCTGAACAGGTTTATCTCCATTCCGGGATTGATTGGGACTCGAAACGGCCGAGATATCCCGATTTGGAATTGGGGGAGGGTGAGTGGCCGCCTGGTTCGCGGGGGGAAGAGGCGTTTCCAGATGTCAGGAGCCAGGATTAAGGTGTTCCGGAGTAGGATTGGAGTGTTCCGGGATTTGGAGATGGAAGCGGTACGGGACTCTGCAGAGTGAAAAGTCGACTTCTACTTTTGATATTTTACTGCAACAGTCGTTGTAACTGAGTTTGGTACTTTGGGCGCGTCGGAGGATTTGTCACAAACTCATTCCACCTCATCGTCTCTCCGCTATCTTTGTAGGAAGATAAAATTTTGTGaactaaataaaatagaagTAGATGATTAGGTTATTGTATAGTATTAATTAacgtaattattttttattggtaatacatagtttatttttaaaatttagtatGTACATCATTaccttaaacaaaaaaacaattatttgttATATTCATATTTTATTGAGAGATTATAGAGAGACCGGCAGTTGGCGAGCAAGAGAATTTGGTGATTATGCTATAATGATTTatcgtttatttatttatttatttttatttgtgaatAGAGAGGGTGAAGAAACCCCATACGAACTAATACATATCATTAATAATAATAGAGCGGCCCATAAGGGCACCTACAAGATCATTCGTTAGGTGTTGCATAAGTCATTAGGGAGGAAACTGAAAAGAACACAACCTAGGGTCCAAATTGTAGCTTCATTTGGCTAGCTAATCTACAACATTGTTCACTTCCTTGAAAATATGCTTTAGCTCACAAAGCTTAATTCACTCCTCAAATCCTTGCAACTTTTCAAAATGATAGCAAGGGGTGAAAAGTATCTTGCACATGTTGGTTCAACAATAATACAGAATAGGAAGAGTCCATCTCAATAATTAACTTAGATATGCCTTTTTCAACAACAAGCTGAAGTCCTAAATACAATCTCCAAACTTCGGCTTCTATAATCTGTCATTGCCCTAGATTAATAGAGAAACCTCCCAAGCAATCACCATTGTGATCACGGAGAATTTCTCCAACACCATTGTTGCTTGAAACCATTTTCCTAGATCCATCCACATTCAACTTATGCCAACCAAAAATAGGAGGGTCCCACTTCAATATAACATACATCTGAGAATGAGGTTTATCAATTTTTAGAAGGGAATCCATCCATTCAAATGCATACCCAACAATAACCTTTTTAGGATCACTAGGGAGGGAGAAATCCAAATAAAAATCTAGTGGTTCCTCCATTTCCAGATATACTAGAAAGCAAAGACAAACAAACAATTCCATGCGATCTTGTTAGACCACATTACCTTGGACGTCACGTTAGCCATCAACCAGGCTTTCAAGTCCAAATTAAAAGTATTGCACAATTAAGAACGAATCCGTAAAATATCCCAAATGCATTCAGCTTTGCTACATTCCCTAGAATATGTGTGATGGTCTCCAAAGGCCCAGAACAAAGGTTGCAAGAGGAATTCACAattaagtttctttttagtAAGTAACTTACCTTGCCCAATAAGCCAAAGGAAGAATTTAAGTTTTGGGAGTGGGGTAGGGGGGTTGGATTTTGAGAGTCCAAAGAGACTGAAAAGTCTTCATCGAGAAAGTTATTAGCATCAATATAATTAGGGGTGTGCgactttttacttctcacacaccccttattaatttctgttcattgatcatcttcaattcatccgatccgacggccgaaaattagaaaggtgtgtgagaagtaaaaaggggtgtgtggatatcacacccctataaTTACATAAAGGATCATTCAACACCCAATGGTCTTTCCAAAACTTGAAACCATCACCTTTCCTAATTCTCCATTTCATTCCTTTGCGCAACAAATCAGTTC is a window from the Pyrus communis chromosome 16, drPyrComm1.1, whole genome shotgun sequence genome containing:
- the LOC137720508 gene encoding probable protein S-acyltransferase 12 isoform X1 is translated as MEINLFRLCSGLKVIGYFMILLVAAIISVSYYAIVVVTWGPELLRGGVHSFLAFFIIVMFHILLVMLLWSYFMVVFKDPGSVPENWKPLIEEENLEAGSSLTLSENIEPEAFTSTQSSDGRERRPQVGYCSRCQNGKPPRCHHCSVCQRCVLKMDHHCVWVVNCVGARNYKFFLLFLLYTFLETTMDTLVLLPNFIHFFSEATDHSESPGNLAVIFLTFVLNLAFALSLLCFVVMHASLLSSNTTTVEVHEKRGAIRWKYDLGRKKNFEQVFGMKKALWLLPLFSKEDLDNVPALRGLEFPTLSDTEA
- the LOC137720508 gene encoding probable protein S-acyltransferase 12 isoform X2, whose translation is MEINLFRLCSGLKVIGYFMILLVAAIISVSYYAIVVVTWGPELLRGGVHSFLAFFIILVMLLWSYFMVVFKDPGSVPENWKPLIEEENLEAGSSLTLSENIEPEAFTSTQSSDGRERRPQVGYCSRCQNGKPPRCHHCSVCQRCVLKMDHHCVWVVNCVGARNYKFFLLFLLYTFLETTMDTLVLLPNFIHFFSEATDHSESPGNLAVIFLTFVLNLAFALSLLCFVVMHASLLSSNTTTVEVHEKRGAIRWKYDLGRKKNFEQVFGMKKALWLLPLFSKEDLDNVPALRGLEFPTLSDTEA